CATTGAAAAATTGCCCGGTACATTTGATTGCGTGTTTGCTCAAGCGGTCTTGCTCCACGTTCCAAAAGCCGAAATTTTAGAGGTGATGGGAAAAATTAAAACTAAATTAAATCCTGGAGGTTTATTGTACGTGGCCGTCAAACAATTAAGAGAAGGGGAGTCGGACGAGGAGGAGGTTACTGAAAAAGATTATGGCTTTGAATATACGCGGTTTTTCAGTTATTTTACCCAAGAAGCAATGGAAGGTTATTTTAAAAAGCTCGGGTTTGAAATTGTTTTAAGTAAGGTTACTCACTCAGGCAGAAGAAGTTGGATACAGATTGCCGGAAAGAGGAGTTTTTAAAAGCTGTAAGCTATCAGCTAAAAGCTTGAAGCTTTAATGCGGGATACTTGATACTTTATACTTGATACCGTATACTCTCACCCATGTTACAGAAGAGACTATTCGCCGTTATTTTGATTCTAGCCGCCATTGGGGTGGGCTATTTTGCAGATATTAGACTTAGCGCAAAGCCGGCGTTTCCATATGTGGCTGTTACAGTTAATCACGCTAACTACAAACTCGGTCTTGATTTAAACGGTGGAACTCACTTGGTATATCAAGCCAACACTTCAAAGCTTACCGGCGCTGATGTTGGGGGTGCTATGACCGCGCTTCGCGATGTGATTGAGCGACGCGTCAATATTTTCGGCGTGTCAGAACCAATTGTTCAAATTGAGAAAGGAGGAGTGGTTGGAGGAGGTGATGACCGCTTGATTGTCGAATTGCCGGGTGTCACAAACGTTGAAGATGCAATCAAAACTATCGGACAAGTGCCGACGCTTGAATTTAAAACTGAACGACTAGCCGGCGCTGAAAAAGACGCCATTTTGAAAGCTTTCGATGATTATCAAAAAACTAAAGACAGTTCGAAACCGATTATCAGCAACCTCTTAGCTGAAGATCCATACTATATCTCTTCTCCATTGACCGGTAGATATCTTGAACACGCGACAGTTGAGTTCGATCCTACAACAGGTGAACCTCACGTCTCGATTACTTTTAACTCAGTAGGAGCAAAACTTTTCGGTGATCTAACCAAGAATAATGTTAATAAAA
The window above is part of the Patescibacteria group bacterium genome. Proteins encoded here:
- a CDS encoding class I SAM-dependent methyltransferase; the protein is MKSEKLKETYNKIARDWAIDHKRDDWWIAVTDQFLSMLPKGATILDIGCAQGWKSAYLASKGFSVTGIDFSEEMVLLAQKAFPKIPFKVWDLYDIEKLPGTFDCVFAQAVLLHVPKAEILEVMGKIKTKLNPGGLLYVAVKQLREGESDEEEVTEKDYGFEYTRFFSYFTQEAMEGYFKKLGFEIVLSKVTHSGRRSWIQIAGKRSF